In Nerophis ophidion isolate RoL-2023_Sa linkage group LG02, RoL_Noph_v1.0, whole genome shotgun sequence, one DNA window encodes the following:
- the clec3a gene encoding tetranectin-like protein isoform X2, translated as MARLGLPVFFVLCFSLFQSSYGLPPRIKKATEEDDFKGQLEKLWREVNLLKEMQALQTVCLRGIKVHRKCYLTIEVPKHYHEANEDCIAQGGTLATPRDAMENNELRDYAKRSSPGSKDFWIGVADIVKEGQYVDVNSQPVVYLNWDRSKKQPTGTKRESCVALSVASQGKWYDEVCRSLKKYICEYIIP; from the exons ATGGCTCGTCTCGGCCTCCCCGTCTTTTTTGTCCTGTGCTTCTCTCTCTTCCAGTCCAGCTATGGACTTCCGCCTCGCATCAAGAAGGCAACTG AGGAGGATGACTTTAAGGGCCAGCTCGAGAAGTTGTGGCGAGAAGTGAATTTATTGAAAGAGATGCAAGCCTTGCAGACAG TGTGCCTCCGTGGCATCAAAGTTCACAGGAAGTGCTACCTTACAATTGAGGTACCCAAACACTACCACGAGGCGAATGAAGACTGCATCGCCCAAGGAGGTACCCTTGCTACGCCACGAGATGCTATGGAGAACAATGAACTGCGAGACTACGCTAAGAGAAGTTCTCCAGGCTCCAAGGACTTCTGGATCGGCGTGGCTGACATAGTGAAAGAAGGCCAGTATGTTGACGTCAACAGCCAGCCCGTGGTCTACCTCAACTGGGATCGCTCCAAGAAGCAGCCCACAGGAACCAAGAGGGAGAGCTGTGTGGCTCTTTCAGTAGCTTCACAGGGCAAGTGGTACGACGAGGTGTGTCGCAGCTTGAAAAAGTACATTTGTGAATATATTATCCCCTGA
- the clec3a gene encoding tetranectin-like protein isoform X1, whose protein sequence is MARLGLPVFFVLCFSLFQSSYGLPPRIKKATAAEEDDFKGQLEKLWREVNLLKEMQALQTVCLRGIKVHRKCYLTIEVPKHYHEANEDCIAQGGTLATPRDAMENNELRDYAKRSSPGSKDFWIGVADIVKEGQYVDVNSQPVVYLNWDRSKKQPTGTKRESCVALSVASQGKWYDEVCRSLKKYICEYIIP, encoded by the exons ATGGCTCGTCTCGGCCTCCCCGTCTTTTTTGTCCTGTGCTTCTCTCTCTTCCAGTCCAGCTATGGACTTCCGCCTCGCATCAAGAAGGCAACTG CTGCAGAGGAGGATGACTTTAAGGGCCAGCTCGAGAAGTTGTGGCGAGAAGTGAATTTATTGAAAGAGATGCAAGCCTTGCAGACAG TGTGCCTCCGTGGCATCAAAGTTCACAGGAAGTGCTACCTTACAATTGAGGTACCCAAACACTACCACGAGGCGAATGAAGACTGCATCGCCCAAGGAGGTACCCTTGCTACGCCACGAGATGCTATGGAGAACAATGAACTGCGAGACTACGCTAAGAGAAGTTCTCCAGGCTCCAAGGACTTCTGGATCGGCGTGGCTGACATAGTGAAAGAAGGCCAGTATGTTGACGTCAACAGCCAGCCCGTGGTCTACCTCAACTGGGATCGCTCCAAGAAGCAGCCCACAGGAACCAAGAGGGAGAGCTGTGTGGCTCTTTCAGTAGCTTCACAGGGCAAGTGGTACGACGAGGTGTGTCGCAGCTTGAAAAAGTACATTTGTGAATATATTATCCCCTGA